In Halobacteria archaeon AArc-dxtr1, the sequence TCGGCGTCGATCAGGGTGTAGGCCCGTCCCACTTCTATCGGGAGGTGTGCATCGCTCCCGGCGACGATGGGACAGTCGAGTTCGGCGGCGTGGTGCTCGACCAGCGGGCGCGTCCGTGGGTGTTTGCCGTTTATTTCGATCGCGTCGAAGGGCACGTCCGTCCACTCGAGCAGATCGCTATCGCGGTAGGGGTGAGCGATAATGGCTGCACAGCCGCGATCGTGGGCGCGTGCGACGATCTCGGCGGGCGTATACTCGAGCGGTGTCGTCTCCCGGGGCGGGTCCGGGCCAACGACGAGGACGTGACCGTGGGTCGTCGAAACCTCGATACCGGGGATCGCAGTGACGGCTGCGCTGCTGGTCGGGAGCGAAGGCGTGTAGTAGTCATGGTTCGTCGTAGCGACGCCGTCGAGGTCGCGCCGGGCGGCTGCGGCCGCAAGGAGTCGAAGACCGTAGGGATCGAATCGGTCGCCCAGACGGCGCCGTCCATGAAAGAATCGCGTGTGCGCGTGGAGGTCGACCGCGAACATACCCCTCCGTTCGATCGGCCCCGATATCCATCTTCGGCCTTCGAGTCGGTCGCTGACACGGCAGACACAGTCGATACTGCTTTCACCGACCTGGCCAATGCTCTGACTATGAGCGCCCAGCAGGACGCCGAGTTGCCACACAAAAACGCCGCACAGGACGTCATCGCGGTCGACGGCGACGACACCGAACTCGAGTTAGTCAACCGACTCGAGGCCCACACAGGCGAGGGTATCCGGCATCGAGCCTTTACCTCGCTTGTCTTCGACGAGGACGACAACATCCTGCTCGCCCAGCGAGCGCCCGACAAGCGCCTCTGGGGGACCTACTGGGACGGCACCGTCGCTTCTCATCCGGTCGAGGGACAGAGCCAGGAGGAAGCGACCCGAAAGCGACTCGAAGAGGAGCTGGGTGTCACGCCCGATCAGTACGACGATCTACGACTGACCGATCGCTTCGAGTACAAACGCTACTTCGAGAACGCAGGCGTCGAACACGAGGTCTGTGCCGTTCTCAAGCTGACGCTAACCGACCGGACACTCGACCCCGACGAGGAGGAGGTCGCCGGGCTGATGTGGGTACCCTACGAGCGCCTCCACCAGAATCCAGCGTGGTACCGCCAGCTCCGACTCTGTCCGTGGTTCGAGATCGCGATGCGACGCGACGTGTCCGAATAGCGCTTTTTTAGGGTCTCGTCGTCGCCCAGACGGCCGTGAGCGCGAGTAAAACCGCCGGGACGAGCGGAACGATGAGCAGCGCGAATCGGTACCCCTCGACTCCGGGCGGGATGAGGAGGATGACCAGCGGCGCGATCACGAACGCGAGGACGATGGCGCAGACGAGCACCCATCCACGCCAGTCGAACGTCCGTTCTACTGCGTCCGGGTGGACGCCCCCCGACTGCCCCTGAGACGAGGTCTCATTCTCTGTCACGCACAGGTGTTTCGAGCGGACGAGCATAGCGCTCACGGTTCCGTCGGACGGGCGAAATCACAGCGGTCGCTTGTAGGCAGTCTGTCGACATCGCCCAGAACGGTTTTAGACCGGCGACAACCACATCGAGTAATGACAGATGCCGATTCGCCGGAGGCAGAGGCCGATCGAGACGACCCGGAAAAATACCCACCAGTGGACTCGAAACCGACTGAAGCTGACGCCAACGAGACAGCAGAATCGCCAGATTCAGACGACACAGCGGAATCAACAGCGCCGGAAGAGCCACCCGATGCAGAAGAGCCAGATGACACGACGACGTCGGACGGCACAGCAACGTCGGACGATAGCGCCGGCATCGCCGTCGTGACGATCTCCGATCGGGAGTCGATCGAGGGCGACGAGGTCGGAGCTGCAGTCCTGACGGAGTTCAAAAAGGCAGGTCACGACGTCACTGCCAGAGCGTTGGTCGAAAAGGATCTCGACGAGGTCCAGTCGAGGGTCTCGGCGCTGGTCGATCGGGACGATGTCGATCTGATCGTCACCGTTGGGTCCACCGGCATCGAACCAAGCGACGTAGCGATCGAAGCCGTCGAACCGCTCTTGGACAAGAAGTTGCCGGCGTTTCGAGATCTGTTCCACCAGCTCTCCTACGCCGAGATGGAGGCGGCCGTGATCACGAGTCGGGCGATCGGCGGTGTCGTCGAGGGAACGCCGGTGTTCTGCCTCCCGAACAATGAGATCGCGGTTCGCCTGGCAGTCGAGAGGCTCATCGCTCCCCAAGTCGAACGGCTACTGTCGCTGGCGAACGCGGGAAGCGGCGGTAGTTGAAACTGCACGAACTGGGAGCTCAAGGATGAAAAGTCCACGTCGGGATCCCGAAGGATCCCGACTGCCATGCCCGCAGGATTGGCGATGGCCTGGTGCAAGCCCCGCCGACGAACGCAAAGGTCTGGCGATGGTGGGGAAGGGTGCTGTGGTGGGATTGCTGGAAGTCGCGGGTGCAAGGCAGACGGTGGGTGCCTGTCGTGTGGGTGATGGTGTGCCCGCCGACCTCCGTCGTACACTCACGCCGGAAGCCACTTGAACGGCAGCGACGGTATATCGTTCTTACGTCGGATTCCGCCCCAGTTAACCACAGTTCAATCGGTCGAAAGCGGCCGCGAGAGCGTTCATTGACCGAGTATCCGACTCCTTCTGTTCGATGGAAGATAGAACGTAATTGTACAGACACGATACAGCCGACACGTATATACCGCAGCGACAGGCAAGTAATTCCTTACTTGATAAGTTCGCTCGCGACGACGTCGGGTGCCAGCAATGCCGGGTCAAGCGCCAAGTCCAGTTGTCCGCGAATAAACTCCGGGATCGTATCGTCAACGTAGACGACCGTCCGAACGTCGTCGGTGAGGTCACAGACGATCGGTATCGTCGTCGCCTGACCGACATCGGTCAGCACGTACAGGTCGGCGTCGACGACGCCGGCCTCTTCGAGCTGGGGCCGCGAGATGACGCCGTTCAACCGAGTTACGGTCACACCTGCGGCCGAAAGCGCCTCGCTGATGCCGGCCTCGTCGGGGCCAGCGACGATTGCCTTCATCGTCACTCGTACTCGATCGTCGCGGGCGGTTTGTGTGTGACGTCGTAGACGACACGGGCGACGGTCTCGTTCTCACCGGTGATCCGTGACTGAATGCGCTGGAGTGTCTCCCAGTCGATCTCCTGGGCGCGGGCAGTCATCCCGTCACGAGAGTCGACCGAGCGGACGGAGACGACCCAGCCGTGGACGCGGTTGTCACCCTTGACGCCCGTCGCTTTCCCGATGACAGCCGCGAGGGCCTGCCAGGGCTCGTACTCTTCGAGTTCCTCCTCGACGACGTGACAGGACTCGCGAGCGACCTCGAGTTTCTCCTCGGTGACCTCGCCGATGACGCGAACGGCGAGTCCGGGGCCAGGGAACGGCATGCGCTCGGCGACAAGTTCGTCCAGATCGAGCGCGCGCGCGACCTCGCGGACCTCATCTTTGTAGAGGTCGCGGACGGGTTCGACGATGCCCTCGAAGTCGACGACGTCGGGGAGTCCGCCGACGTTGTGGTGGGACTTGATTCCACCTTCGGACTCAATCCGGTCGGGGTAGATCGTCCCCTGAACGAGGTAGTCGGCGTCTGCATCTGTGGCCTCGCGCTCGAACTCGCGGATGAACTGCTCGCCGATGACGGCGCGCTTCTCTTCAGGATCGGTGACGCCAGAAAGGGCGTCGAGGAACCGATCCTTGGCGTCGACGACTCGCAGGGAGTCCATATACGAAAACGTCTCGCGGATCTGGGCGGTCTCGCCCTTTCGCATCAGGCCGGTGTCGACGTAGACCGGGGTGAGCTTGTCGCCGATGGCCTCGTAGGCCAGGGCAGCGGCGACAGAGGAGTCGACGCCGCCCGAAAGGGCGATGACGGCGTTTTGCCCGTCGATTTCGTCTTCGATCTCTGCGACTGCGTCTGGGATGAACGTCTCAGTGTCTACCATTAGTGGGTTACCTCGTGTTCGCTTCGCGAATCAGTTTCGTCGCCGCCCACCTCGGTCGTCTCGAGGATCGCCTCGAGTAAGCCGACGAACGGCGGGCTCGGCTTCCCGGGTCGCGAGCTGTACTCGGGGTGGTACTGCGTGCCGAGGAAATAGGGGTGGTCCTCGAGTTCTAAGATCTCCATCCGGTTGCCCGCCGTTCCGGAGAAGACGAGCGGTTCGTCGGCGAAGTCCTCGAAGTACTCGGGGTTGACCTCGTAGCGGTGGCGGTGGCGCTCCGTACAGCTGGTGTCGCCGTAGAGCTCGTGGGCGAGCGTGCCGGATTCGATCTGGGTTTCGTGCTCGCCGAGGCGCATCGTTCCGCCCATATCCTCGACCTCGTACTGCTCGGGCAGGATGTCGATGACTGGGTGGGGCGTCTCGGCGTCCATCTCCGCGGAGTGGGCGCCCTCGAAGCCCAGTACGTTCCGGGCGTACTCCACGACGGCCATCTGGAAGCCAAGACAGAGTCCGAGGAAGGGAACGTCATTCTCGCGGGCGTACTGGGCCGCCCGGATCTTGCCTTCGGTGCCCCGCATGCCGAAGCCGCCGGGGACGATGATACCGTCGACGTCGTCGAGCTGGCCGTCGTAGCCGTCTGCCAGCCCGTCGGCGTGGACCCAGCGAACGTTCGCGTCGACGCCGAGCTCGAAGCCGGCGTGTTTGAGCGACTCGCGGATCGACATGTAGGCGTCTTCGAGATCGTACTTGCCGACGAGTGCAATCTCGACCGCGCCGTCTTTCTCCGTGGTGACGACCTCTCGCCACCCGTTGGCGCGCTCGCCCTCCGGGAGGGCCTCGTCGGCCAGGCCAAACCGTTCGAGAACGAACTGGTCTAACCCCTCGTCTTCGACCATCAGCGGGACGTGGTAGACGTCCTCGACGTCCGGGTTCGAGAAGACGGCCTCCGTCGGGATGTCACAGAACAGCGCGATCTTCTCTTTGGTCTCGGGGTCGAGTTTGTCCTCACAGCGACCCACGATCACGTCCGGCTGGAGCCCGATCGAACGGACCTCCTTGACGCTGTGCTGGGTCGGCTTCGTCTTTTGCTCGCCGTTTTTCGAGTACGGGACGAGCGTGACATGGGCGAAGAGAATATCCTCGTCGTCTTCCTCGTGGGCGAACTGTCGCAGCGCCTCGAGGTAGGGCATCCCCTCGATGTCGCCGACCGTGCCACCGACTTCGATGAGACAGACGTCGGTTCCCTCGGCGGCCTCGCGGATGCGACGCTTGATGTCGTCCGTAATGTGGGGGATGATCTGGACCGTCTTTCCGAGATAGTCTCCCGCACGCTCTTTCTCGATGACGTGCTGGTAGGTCTTTCCGGTGGTGATGTTGTGATCCGAGGTCATATCGATATCGAGGAACCGCTCGTAGTTCCCCAGATCGAGGTCGACCTCCCCGCCGTCTTCTAAGACGTACACTTCGCCGTGCTGGTAGGGATTCATCGTCCCCGCGTCGACATTCAGGTAGGGATCGATCTTCACCGCGGTGACGTCGAAGCCGGCGTTTTTCAGGAGTCGGCCGGTGCTCGCGGCCGTGATTCCCTTGCCGAGTCCCGACATCACGCCGCCGGTGACGAAGATGAACTTGTTCCCCAGGGAGGGGTCATAATGAGTGTCCGATTCCGTCGGCATACCGAGTGTGCGCGCGACCGGTTGAAAACGATTTCGGGACTCCCACGCCACCGCCAACGGCTGTCACGCGCCGGACTGACAGGATCGCAACAGTGACTTCGGCGCAGTCGAGTACGTTCGGGCATGACCGACCTTCGCGTTCGCGTGGCCGACCGCGAGCTGTCTGCGAACTGGACCGACGACGCCCCCAAGACCCGCGAAGCGTTCGAAGCAGCGCTGCCCCTCGCCGGAGACGCCGTCCGCTGGGGCGACGAACTCTACTTCGGCGTTCCGGTCGACGTCCCGCCAGAGAACGCGTGCGAAGCGGTTCCGGTAGGGGCAATCGCCTACTGGCCGCCTGGGAACAAGCTCTGTCTGTTCTGGGGTGAGACGCCGGCGAGCGTCGACAGCGAGCCCCGCGCCGCCTCGCCGGTAACTGTGGTCGCACAACTCGAGGACATCGGGGCGCTTTCGCACGTCGAGGGCGGGGTGCAGGTGCAGATCGAAGCGGTCGAGTAGTCTAACAGGTCTATTGGAAGCCGAAACGCCCAGTCCAGGTGATGTAGGTACGGACGGTGATAGCTCAAATCGGTCTTTGACTCTGCAGTGCGTATTTGTGTGTCGTCCGAGTGCCACTATGCACGATGAACCGTCGAGAGCTTCTCGCTATGAGTAGTGCAGGGGCTGGTATCGCAATAAGTGGCTGCCTCGACGAATTCGACTCACAAAACGAGGATGACGAGAATGACGGGGATGACGATACGGATCGCGTCGTCGTCCGAGAGGGGGCAGACGGATGTCTCGAAAAAGACGACTGGAGTGACGATGCCACCACCGGGTCGGCGGATCCCGAACCAGGGTCCATCGCTGACCAACTCGACTGCTCGAACGCGACTCGTCCGGAACCGACGGGAGACCTGTGTGCGACCTTCGAGGTCACAACCGCGGATGACGAGCGGACGTATGAGAGCGCTGGGATTCGGCGATATCCGGACCCACTGACGACGTTCGACGAAGAGACAATCACGTCGTTCGTCGCCGAATACGAACAGGCCTACGCGCACAATTCGTCCGTTGAAGAGTCCGGAAAAAACCTTACTGGGTTCGGAATTAATATTGACGACGACCTCACTCGAGCCTTCGACACTGACACTGAACGTACCCTCCTCCGCATCCAGTACCATACCAGTGAAAGTATCGTCACCGACAACGGGCACTCATCTGGCGGTGGCCCGGGAGCCGCAGTGTACGCTGTTGATGAGACGGCCATCGCTCGTTCGGAGGACGAGTCTCGAGACGATGTCGAGGAACTGGA encodes:
- the guaA gene encoding glutamine-hydrolyzing GMP synthase produces the protein MVDTETFIPDAVAEIEDEIDGQNAVIALSGGVDSSVAAALAYEAIGDKLTPVYVDTGLMRKGETAQIRETFSYMDSLRVVDAKDRFLDALSGVTDPEEKRAVIGEQFIREFEREATDADADYLVQGTIYPDRIESEGGIKSHHNVGGLPDVVDFEGIVEPVRDLYKDEVREVARALDLDELVAERMPFPGPGLAVRVIGEVTEEKLEVARESCHVVEEELEEYEPWQALAAVIGKATGVKGDNRVHGWVVSVRSVDSRDGMTARAQEIDWETLQRIQSRITGENETVARVVYDVTHKPPATIEYE
- the pyrG gene encoding CTP synthase (glutamine hydrolyzing) — its product is MPTESDTHYDPSLGNKFIFVTGGVMSGLGKGITAASTGRLLKNAGFDVTAVKIDPYLNVDAGTMNPYQHGEVYVLEDGGEVDLDLGNYERFLDIDMTSDHNITTGKTYQHVIEKERAGDYLGKTVQIIPHITDDIKRRIREAAEGTDVCLIEVGGTVGDIEGMPYLEALRQFAHEEDDEDILFAHVTLVPYSKNGEQKTKPTQHSVKEVRSIGLQPDVIVGRCEDKLDPETKEKIALFCDIPTEAVFSNPDVEDVYHVPLMVEDEGLDQFVLERFGLADEALPEGERANGWREVVTTEKDGAVEIALVGKYDLEDAYMSIRESLKHAGFELGVDANVRWVHADGLADGYDGQLDDVDGIIVPGGFGMRGTEGKIRAAQYARENDVPFLGLCLGFQMAVVEYARNVLGFEGAHSAEMDAETPHPVIDILPEQYEVEDMGGTMRLGEHETQIESGTLAHELYGDTSCTERHRHRYEVNPEYFEDFADEPLVFSGTAGNRMEILELEDHPYFLGTQYHPEYSSRPGKPSPPFVGLLEAILETTEVGGDETDSRSEHEVTH
- a CDS encoding molybdopterin-binding protein encodes the protein MTDADSPEAEADRDDPEKYPPVDSKPTEADANETAESPDSDDTAESTAPEEPPDAEEPDDTTTSDGTATSDDSAGIAVVTISDRESIEGDEVGAAVLTEFKKAGHDVTARALVEKDLDEVQSRVSALVDRDDVDLIVTVGSTGIEPSDVAIEAVEPLLDKKLPAFRDLFHQLSYAEMEAAVITSRAIGGVVEGTPVFCLPNNEIAVRLAVERLIAPQVERLLSLANAGSGGS
- a CDS encoding NUDIX domain-containing protein — translated: MSAQQDAELPHKNAAQDVIAVDGDDTELELVNRLEAHTGEGIRHRAFTSLVFDEDDNILLAQRAPDKRLWGTYWDGTVASHPVEGQSQEEATRKRLEEELGVTPDQYDDLRLTDRFEYKRYFENAGVEHEVCAVLKLTLTDRTLDPDEEEVAGLMWVPYERLHQNPAWYRQLRLCPWFEIAMRRDVSE
- a CDS encoding CTP synthetase, encoding MKAIVAGPDEAGISEALSAAGVTVTRLNGVISRPQLEEAGVVDADLYVLTDVGQATTIPIVCDLTDDVRTVVYVDDTIPEFIRGQLDLALDPALLAPDVVASELIK
- a CDS encoding PHP domain-containing protein; translated protein: MFAVDLHAHTRFFHGRRRLGDRFDPYGLRLLAAAAARRDLDGVATTNHDYYTPSLPTSSAAVTAIPGIEVSTTHGHVLVVGPDPPRETTPLEYTPAEIVARAHDRGCAAIIAHPYRDSDLLEWTDVPFDAIEINGKHPRTRPLVEHHAAELDCPIVAGSDAHLPIEVGRAYTLIDADRLTPGAVAAAIRDGRVEARVADAPLDRLFRRGYYHVHRRKHPEDVLAKSSTAVSRIAERYAAGQR